The following are from one region of the Dermacentor albipictus isolate Rhodes 1998 colony chromosome 5, USDA_Dalb.pri_finalv2, whole genome shotgun sequence genome:
- the LOC135916131 gene encoding vezatin-like isoform X2 — translation MDSDDDGVILPNSPLYVHLTEAGFELPDTDVAFAQSSDDRRPTLEKTCRLPRSKILSFMPNVLTLFSSGLCKAKSAVLHSFHNFDGEPFLESVLGSPCLDEEDQRFLRNLLEARDLSVKKENFQGSFYTYSIVAAVVVCLVARCLSAEQQSHTEGLLVGIVACALLLAAGMIIVKYCLLRQYRANIHDLLSTMQETQVMIRKCLQIIQEAEVVARGFTLASHNVPVHRIEMNMLMPNLDPQRQCPELRRSVFLWTRELFLIGKSATLEAIESVPLEGELDVSTIYLACTAPQDVSKELFAPLGKALEEGTENFSLSALKAMLYLMHIQHSEFLRRLSLSLMPGIKKSCIFDALSLKTIVVDLRASIQAQLRNLSNAYQFYKSSQMTEELESRPLRMLQTAPHELHVAAHSLGLHLQAALKRTQAVESITESIGEDAEMESLEINLGCLLAEVKAELASSCSCLEEVLMLLDKRSAPKPDESPTLELPPPVTSTGPVVVINEDDVPVIEDEVFEAQLPDKIEPGDVEEGDDYDFPSQKKHKEASAVVFKELKSVLVIKAKEHREREKNALARSGVEGGQFDKLGFVVPEAEGPTENDGHVGDCSPAFEEGVMARSTTPMHKTAMGDECSESPEFQLGKAGESAKQEIAKDAVDPAAGFTLPSFEGMCMPNPRNIALMAAVRSRQLTRMPVSTFEDGMSDSSLDEDEQECDA, via the exons ATGGATTCCGACGACGACGGCGTCATACTGCCG AATTCGCCGTTGTACGTTCACCTCACCGAGGCCGGCTTCGAGCTTCCTGACACGGATGTTGCATTCGCGCAGTCTTCTGATGATCGACGTCCAACCTTGGAGAAAACATGTCGTCTGCCTCGTTCCAAGATACTCTCATTTATG CCAAATGTGCTCACTCTTTTTTCAAGTGGGCTGTGCAAAGCCAAGTCTGCAGTGCTACACTCATTTCACAACTTT GATGGAGAACCTTTTTTAGAAAGTGTTCTGGGAAGTCCATGTCTTGATGAGGAAGACCAGCGGTTTCTGAGAAATCTTCTTGAAGCCAGAGATTtgagtgtaaaaaaagaaaatttccaAGGCAGCTTCTA CACCTACAGCATTGTTGCTGCTGTCGTCGTGTGCCTTGTCGCGAGGTGCCTGTCTGCAGAACAGCAAAGCCATACCGAGGGCCTGCTGGTGGGAATCGTGGCCTGCGCGTTGCTGCTGGCTGCCGGAATGATCATTGTGAAGTACTGTCTCCTGCGTCAGTACAGAGCAAACATCCATGACCTGCTGTCCACGATGCAAGAAACGCAAGTAATGATCAGGAAGTGCCTGCAGATTATCCAGGAAGCAGAAGTGGTGGCTCGTGGATTTACCTT GGCTTCTCACAATGTCCCTGTTCACCGAATCGAGATGAACATGCTCATGCCGAACTTGGATCCTCAAAGACAGTGCCCCGAGCTGCGGAGGTCTGTGTTCCTGTGGACCCGAGAGCTCTTCCTCATCGGGAAAAGTGCAACCTTAGAAGCCATTGAGTC TGTTCCACTTGAAGGTGAACTCGACGTGAGCACCATTTACCTGGCATGCACAGCCCCTCAAGATGTCAGCAAAGAGCTCTTTGCCCCACTCGGCAAAGCCCTTGAAGAAGGAACCGAAAATTTTTCTCTTTCGGCTCTCAAG GCAATGCTGTATTTGATGCACATCCAGCACTCAGAGTTTCTCCGGAGGTTGTCCCTCAGTTTGATGCCTGGAATAAAGAAAAGCT GTATCTTTGATGCACTCTCACTGAAGACAATCGTCGTTGACCTCAGAGCCAGCATCCAAGCCCAGCTGAGGAACCTCAGCAACGCCTACCAGTTCTATAAGAGTAGCCAGATGACGGAGGAGCTCGAGAGCAGGCCACTGAGGATGCTGCAGACAGCACCTCATGAGCTTCACGTGGCTGCTCACAGCTTGGGGCTACATTTGCAGGCAGCCTTGAAACG CACCCAGGCAGTTGAAAGCATCACTGAGTCGATCGGAGAGGATGCTGAAATGGAGTCACTGGAAATCAATCTCGGGTGCCTGCTGGCTGAAGTCAAAGCAGAGCTTGCGTCAAGCTGCAGCTGCCTCGAAGAGGTGCTTATGCTGCTGGACAAGAGATCAG CACCCAAGCCCGATGAGAGCCCGACCCTGGAGCTTCCACCGCCTGTCACAAGCACTGGGCCAGTTGTAGTCATAAACGAAGATGACGTTCCTGTCATTGAGGATGAG GTATTTGAAGCGCAGCTGCCAGACAAAATTGAACCTGGTGATGTTGAAGAAGGAGATGACTATGAT TTTCCTTCACAGAAGAAGCACAAAGAGGCCTCTGCTGTTGTGTTTAAGGAGCTGAAGAGCGTGCTTGTCATCAAGGCCAAGGAGCATCGCGAGCGAGAAAAAAATGCACTAGCGCGTTCTGGAGTCGAGGGAGGGCAATTTGACAAGCTAGGGTTTGTAGTGCCCGAAGCCGAGGGCCCCACCGAGAATGACGGTCACGTCGGCGATTGCTCTCCCGCATTCGAAGAAGGGGTGATGGCGAGGAGCACGACGCCAATGCACAAGACTGCCATGGGTGACGAGTGCTCCGAAAGTCCAGAGTTTCAGCTTGGCAAAGCTGGAGAATCGGCAAAGCAGGAAATTGCAAAAGATGCCGTGGACCCTGCCGCTGGGTTCACACTACCGTCCTTCGAGGGAATGTGCATGCCTAATCCACGGAACATAGCCCTCATGGCTGCAGTAAGGTCTCGGCAGCTGACGCGGATGCCAGTCAGCACGTTTGAAGATGGCATGAGTGACAGTTCTTTGGATGAAGATGAACAGGAATGTGATGCGTGA
- the LOC135916131 gene encoding vezatin-like isoform X1 — protein MDSDDDGVILPNSPLYVHLTEAGFELPDTDVAFAQSSDDRRPTLEKTCRLPRSKILSFMPNVLTLFSSGLCKAKSAVLHSFHNFDGEPFLESVLGSPCLDEEDQRFLRNLLEARDLSVKKENFQGSFYTYSIVAAVVVCLVARCLSAEQQSHTEGLLVGIVACALLLAAGMIIVKYCLLRQYRANIHDLLSTMQETQVMIRKCLQIIQEAEVVARGFTLASHNVPVHRIEMNMLMPNLDPQRQCPELRRSVFLWTRELFLIGKSATLEAIESVPLEGELDVSTIYLACTAPQDVSKELFAPLGKALEEGTENFSLSALKAMLYLMHIQHSEFLRRLSLSLMPGIKKSCIFDALSLKTIVVDLRASIQAQLRNLSNAYQFYKSSQMTEELESRPLRMLQTAPHELHVAAHSLGLHLQAALKRTQAVESITESIGEDAEMESLEINLGCLLAEVKAELASSCSCLEEVLMLLDKRSAPKPDESPTLELPPPVTSTGPVVVINEDDVPVIEDEKREEKPNNVFEAQLPDKIEPGDVEEGDDYDFPSQKKHKEASAVVFKELKSVLVIKAKEHREREKNALARSGVEGGQFDKLGFVVPEAEGPTENDGHVGDCSPAFEEGVMARSTTPMHKTAMGDECSESPEFQLGKAGESAKQEIAKDAVDPAAGFTLPSFEGMCMPNPRNIALMAAVRSRQLTRMPVSTFEDGMSDSSLDEDEQECDA, from the exons ATGGATTCCGACGACGACGGCGTCATACTGCCG AATTCGCCGTTGTACGTTCACCTCACCGAGGCCGGCTTCGAGCTTCCTGACACGGATGTTGCATTCGCGCAGTCTTCTGATGATCGACGTCCAACCTTGGAGAAAACATGTCGTCTGCCTCGTTCCAAGATACTCTCATTTATG CCAAATGTGCTCACTCTTTTTTCAAGTGGGCTGTGCAAAGCCAAGTCTGCAGTGCTACACTCATTTCACAACTTT GATGGAGAACCTTTTTTAGAAAGTGTTCTGGGAAGTCCATGTCTTGATGAGGAAGACCAGCGGTTTCTGAGAAATCTTCTTGAAGCCAGAGATTtgagtgtaaaaaaagaaaatttccaAGGCAGCTTCTA CACCTACAGCATTGTTGCTGCTGTCGTCGTGTGCCTTGTCGCGAGGTGCCTGTCTGCAGAACAGCAAAGCCATACCGAGGGCCTGCTGGTGGGAATCGTGGCCTGCGCGTTGCTGCTGGCTGCCGGAATGATCATTGTGAAGTACTGTCTCCTGCGTCAGTACAGAGCAAACATCCATGACCTGCTGTCCACGATGCAAGAAACGCAAGTAATGATCAGGAAGTGCCTGCAGATTATCCAGGAAGCAGAAGTGGTGGCTCGTGGATTTACCTT GGCTTCTCACAATGTCCCTGTTCACCGAATCGAGATGAACATGCTCATGCCGAACTTGGATCCTCAAAGACAGTGCCCCGAGCTGCGGAGGTCTGTGTTCCTGTGGACCCGAGAGCTCTTCCTCATCGGGAAAAGTGCAACCTTAGAAGCCATTGAGTC TGTTCCACTTGAAGGTGAACTCGACGTGAGCACCATTTACCTGGCATGCACAGCCCCTCAAGATGTCAGCAAAGAGCTCTTTGCCCCACTCGGCAAAGCCCTTGAAGAAGGAACCGAAAATTTTTCTCTTTCGGCTCTCAAG GCAATGCTGTATTTGATGCACATCCAGCACTCAGAGTTTCTCCGGAGGTTGTCCCTCAGTTTGATGCCTGGAATAAAGAAAAGCT GTATCTTTGATGCACTCTCACTGAAGACAATCGTCGTTGACCTCAGAGCCAGCATCCAAGCCCAGCTGAGGAACCTCAGCAACGCCTACCAGTTCTATAAGAGTAGCCAGATGACGGAGGAGCTCGAGAGCAGGCCACTGAGGATGCTGCAGACAGCACCTCATGAGCTTCACGTGGCTGCTCACAGCTTGGGGCTACATTTGCAGGCAGCCTTGAAACG CACCCAGGCAGTTGAAAGCATCACTGAGTCGATCGGAGAGGATGCTGAAATGGAGTCACTGGAAATCAATCTCGGGTGCCTGCTGGCTGAAGTCAAAGCAGAGCTTGCGTCAAGCTGCAGCTGCCTCGAAGAGGTGCTTATGCTGCTGGACAAGAGATCAG CACCCAAGCCCGATGAGAGCCCGACCCTGGAGCTTCCACCGCCTGTCACAAGCACTGGGCCAGTTGTAGTCATAAACGAAGATGACGTTCCTGTCATTGAGGATGAG AAACGTGAAGAGAAACCCAACAAC GTATTTGAAGCGCAGCTGCCAGACAAAATTGAACCTGGTGATGTTGAAGAAGGAGATGACTATGAT TTTCCTTCACAGAAGAAGCACAAAGAGGCCTCTGCTGTTGTGTTTAAGGAGCTGAAGAGCGTGCTTGTCATCAAGGCCAAGGAGCATCGCGAGCGAGAAAAAAATGCACTAGCGCGTTCTGGAGTCGAGGGAGGGCAATTTGACAAGCTAGGGTTTGTAGTGCCCGAAGCCGAGGGCCCCACCGAGAATGACGGTCACGTCGGCGATTGCTCTCCCGCATTCGAAGAAGGGGTGATGGCGAGGAGCACGACGCCAATGCACAAGACTGCCATGGGTGACGAGTGCTCCGAAAGTCCAGAGTTTCAGCTTGGCAAAGCTGGAGAATCGGCAAAGCAGGAAATTGCAAAAGATGCCGTGGACCCTGCCGCTGGGTTCACACTACCGTCCTTCGAGGGAATGTGCATGCCTAATCCACGGAACATAGCCCTCATGGCTGCAGTAAGGTCTCGGCAGCTGACGCGGATGCCAGTCAGCACGTTTGAAGATGGCATGAGTGACAGTTCTTTGGATGAAGATGAACAGGAATGTGATGCGTGA